In one Novosphingopyxis iocasae genomic region, the following are encoded:
- a CDS encoding TonB-dependent receptor domain-containing protein, whose amino-acid sequence MPTLRTLGCLLLASTALSAVPAFAQSTTQSVPRTQPPSGETAADAPDPDEDTIDSATPGAPQDAGDDNVDISAPGSSDFGNEIIVQGRYIPQPVRDSGQVVNVLSTEEIARAGDGDIAGALGRVTGLSVTNNGFVFVRGLGDRYSLALLNGLALPSPEPLRRVVPLDLFPTSVVSSAVVQKSYSVNYPGEFGGGVINLTTPAIPDENYFTIGAGISGDTETTAQFGYTYYGSDLDVIGHDDGTRSRDLGSLRNALDTRSPITQQTYSEGDLSSLAKLVPVSATGVLQRNFEIPANASFDASGGFSFYAGDTRIGVIANAGLSNGWRTREATQQIADGPTFNRNTQVVRTENRIVANGLLGIGAEFDSYNKIRFTNLYIHDTSKLTRRSGAYTFNTGDVLTRVGDPFDVIESQTSYIQRQLINSQIVGEFRFGDISVDARASYANSKRNSPLEWTIPYFFRASQFAYVNDLRASPPSIGFSDLNEDVWNGGFDVSYPLPTALNIVLSAGYNYTDTKRDFVNRTLEFRDGGNQIANETILPFVQLPIQYLLSPGSIDYNNIYLNETSVDTLNIQYRGDLTVNGVYAKAEVEPAQGVRIEAGVRYEDGKQAITLVDYFGTNASGDFVRELNNDYFLPAATLTWNFADNYQFRLSGSKTIARPQFRELAPIPYQDVESDRRFSGNPFLIDSQLYNAEGRVEYYPGRGERVSIAGFYKKIDNPIETIADVNENRLSATFANAPSANLYGAEFELVKFFPLDFIGGDIFATKRLVLSANYTYSKSNIQANESDTVLVYRPPNNSLALPSNQVFVDGRPITGQSEHLANVQFGFEDTDMLQQITFLLTYASDRVSNRGPRNTGGGIDPDIVESPGLRLDIVARQGFDIWGQQFEMKFEARNITGRDFYERQFGDGYTVLNNVYEVGTTFAASLSARF is encoded by the coding sequence ATGCCGACGCTGCGCACCCTTGGCTGCCTCCTGCTGGCCTCGACCGCCCTTTCCGCGGTTCCCGCATTCGCCCAGTCCACCACGCAGTCGGTGCCGCGCACGCAGCCGCCCTCGGGTGAGACCGCGGCCGACGCGCCCGATCCGGATGAGGATACCATCGACAGCGCAACGCCCGGCGCCCCCCAGGACGCAGGCGATGACAATGTCGATATTTCCGCGCCAGGCTCCAGCGACTTCGGCAACGAAATCATCGTCCAGGGCCGCTATATCCCGCAGCCGGTCCGCGACAGCGGGCAGGTGGTGAACGTGCTGTCCACCGAAGAGATTGCCCGCGCAGGCGACGGCGATATTGCTGGCGCGCTTGGCCGCGTGACGGGTCTTTCGGTCACCAATAACGGCTTCGTGTTCGTTCGCGGCCTGGGCGATCGCTATTCGCTCGCGCTGCTGAATGGCCTTGCCCTTCCCTCTCCCGAGCCGCTGCGCCGCGTAGTGCCGCTCGATCTGTTCCCCACCAGCGTCGTCTCCAGCGCGGTGGTGCAGAAGAGCTATTCGGTGAATTATCCCGGTGAATTCGGCGGCGGGGTAATCAACCTGACCACGCCGGCCATTCCGGACGAAAATTATTTCACCATCGGCGCCGGCATCAGTGGCGACACCGAAACCACCGCCCAGTTCGGCTATACCTATTATGGCAGCGATCTGGACGTCATCGGCCATGATGACGGCACACGCAGCCGCGATCTCGGTTCGCTGCGCAACGCGCTCGATACGCGCAGCCCGATCACGCAGCAAACCTATAGCGAGGGGGACCTTTCCTCGCTTGCCAAGCTGGTGCCGGTTTCGGCCACCGGCGTACTGCAGCGCAATTTCGAAATCCCGGCCAATGCGAGCTTCGATGCCAGCGGCGGCTTTTCCTTCTATGCCGGTGATACGCGCATTGGGGTGATCGCCAATGCCGGGCTCAGCAATGGCTGGCGCACGCGGGAAGCAACGCAGCAGATTGCCGACGGCCCGACGTTCAATCGAAACACGCAGGTAGTGCGGACCGAAAACAGGATTGTCGCAAACGGACTGCTCGGCATCGGCGCCGAGTTCGACAGCTACAACAAGATCCGGTTCACGAACCTTTACATCCACGACACGTCCAAGCTGACCCGCCGCTCGGGTGCCTACACCTTCAACACGGGGGATGTGCTGACCCGCGTGGGCGATCCGTTCGATGTGATCGAAAGCCAGACCAGCTACATCCAGCGCCAGCTGATCAATTCGCAGATCGTCGGCGAATTCCGGTTCGGCGACATCTCAGTCGATGCGCGGGCGTCCTACGCCAATTCCAAGCGCAATTCGCCGCTTGAATGGACCATCCCCTACTTCTTCCGCGCCAGCCAATTTGCCTATGTGAATGATTTGCGCGCGTCCCCGCCCAGCATCGGATTCAGCGATCTGAACGAGGACGTCTGGAACGGAGGGTTCGACGTTTCATATCCGCTACCGACCGCACTGAACATCGTGCTGTCCGCGGGATATAACTACACCGACACGAAGCGTGATTTCGTCAATCGCACCCTGGAGTTCCGCGATGGCGGAAACCAGATCGCGAACGAGACGATCCTGCCGTTCGTGCAATTGCCGATCCAGTATCTGCTCTCGCCCGGCTCGATCGATTACAACAATATCTATCTGAACGAGACGTCAGTCGATACGCTCAACATCCAGTATCGCGGCGATCTGACCGTCAATGGCGTATATGCAAAGGCGGAGGTCGAGCCGGCCCAGGGTGTGCGCATCGAAGCGGGCGTTCGCTATGAAGATGGCAAACAGGCAATCACGCTGGTCGATTATTTCGGCACCAATGCCAGCGGCGATTTCGTGCGCGAGCTTAACAACGATTACTTCCTGCCCGCCGCGACGCTGACTTGGAATTTTGCGGACAACTACCAGTTCCGGCTGAGCGGTTCGAAGACCATTGCCCGCCCGCAATTCCGTGAACTGGCACCCATTCCCTATCAGGATGTCGAATCCGATCGCCGTTTCTCGGGCAATCCCTTCCTGATCGACAGCCAGCTCTACAACGCCGAAGGGCGTGTGGAATATTATCCGGGGCGCGGAGAGCGCGTCTCGATCGCCGGTTTCTACAAGAAGATCGACAACCCGATCGAAACCATTGCGGACGTGAACGAAAACCGGCTGAGCGCGACCTTCGCCAACGCACCGAGCGCCAATCTTTACGGCGCGGAGTTCGAGCTGGTGAAATTCTTCCCGCTTGATTTCATCGGCGGCGATATCTTCGCCACCAAGCGCCTCGTGCTGTCCGCCAATTACACCTACAGCAAGTCGAACATTCAGGCGAATGAGAGCGACACGGTGCTGGTCTATCGCCCGCCCAACAACTCGCTTGCGCTGCCCTCGAACCAGGTGTTCGTCGATGGCCGGCCGATCACCGGACAATCCGAGCATCTGGCCAATGTGCAGTTCGGTTTCGAAGACACCGACATGCTGCAGCAGATCACCTTCCTGCTAACCTATGCAAGCGACCGGGTGAGCAATCGTGGCCCGCGCAATACCGGCGGCGGCATCGATCCCGACATTGTGGAGAGCCCCGGCCTGCGCCTGGACATCGTCGCCCGTCAGGGTTTCGATATCTGGGGCCAGCAGTTCGAGATGAAGTTCGAGGCGCGCAATATCACCGGGCGCGATTTCTACGAACGACAGTTTGGCGATGGCTACACCGTGCTGAACAACGTGTATGAAGTCGGCACCACCTTCGCGGCAAGCCTGTCCGCACGCTTCTGA
- a CDS encoding type II secretion system protein N, whose product MRSLFDTGFRTDRLRSLPRPSPFALLFSIALLAFLVQLARLVWAIVTPVSPVGDWRPASAVVLPLATRQALFSGFNPFARASAADQGPAIITSLQIELFGILLNGSSGLGSAIIAGSDGVQNSYAVGEEIQPGVTLAGVAFDHVIISRGGAQERVYLDQSVPAEVVGSGDPPGTNASPAAQPGPSGATVSGAGNPARTAENLQKFVALSPRTVNGKITGVVAAPKGDAAGYRAMGFLPGDIITSVNGRKITSASDAAFAQSQIKPGARLSLMVERGAQTVPVALNLEQ is encoded by the coding sequence GTGCGAAGTTTGTTCGACACCGGTTTTCGCACAGATCGTCTGCGCTCGCTGCCGCGACCCAGTCCTTTCGCGCTGTTGTTCAGTATTGCGCTGCTTGCATTTCTGGTCCAGCTTGCGCGGCTCGTGTGGGCCATCGTGACGCCGGTTTCGCCGGTCGGCGATTGGAGGCCGGCAAGCGCGGTCGTGCTACCGCTCGCCACGCGCCAGGCGCTGTTCAGCGGCTTCAATCCTTTCGCCCGCGCCAGCGCTGCCGATCAGGGCCCCGCCATCATTACCTCGTTACAGATCGAGCTGTTCGGCATCTTGCTGAACGGCAGTTCCGGGCTCGGCTCCGCGATCATCGCGGGAAGCGACGGCGTGCAGAACAGCTATGCCGTAGGCGAGGAAATCCAGCCCGGCGTCACGCTGGCGGGCGTTGCATTCGATCATGTCATCATCAGTCGGGGCGGCGCGCAAGAGCGCGTCTATCTCGATCAGTCGGTGCCGGCGGAGGTTGTCGGCTCCGGCGATCCGCCCGGCACCAATGCGAGTCCAGCTGCCCAGCCCGGCCCTTCCGGGGCAACGGTATCGGGCGCAGGCAATCCTGCGCGCACCGCAGAAAACCTTCAGAAGTTCGTCGCGCTGAGCCCGCGCACCGTGAACGGAAAGATTACCGGCGTGGTCGCCGCGCCCAAGGGTGACGCCGCCGGATATCGCGCCATGGGCTTTCTGCCAGGCGACATCATCACCTCGGTCAACGGCCGCAAGATCACCTCCGCGTCGGACGCCGCCTTCGCGCAATCGCAGATCAAACCCGGCGCGCGCCTTTCGCTCATGGTTGAGCGCGGCGCGCAGACCGTCCCTGTTGCCCTGAATCTGGAGCAGTAA
- the gspD gene encoding type II secretion system secretin GspD, whose protein sequence is MLRKFSLIAAAFMMVVAEPVSAQYVMNVRDADIRAFVQEAARVTGRTFIVDSKVQGTVSVVTERPLSRSEYFEIFLSTLRANGLVAVPTSGGAYRIQQSEGAATQPSRVGSRARSASEFVTEVFRLRSIDAAQAVETLRPLVSREGSITANRSANSLIVADYADNVRRMRELIGRIDRDNSATRVVNLQNADANEIAQSLQALATQGVSGEGAVAPVSVVPFPTSNSIALRGDPTAVAEFVRIARDLDQRSRSNSEVKIYRLDYADAETLLPVLQQLVGQQQSATVTAPSADIPALARNVTEGSPTASSGRAAAVSTVTTSSGASGNGVAGRRPAIVTRYEGTNAIIVAADPDTQRTLGEVIRQLDVRQDQIQVEAIIVEISDSLAKELGVQFLFGDNNVGYGVTNFSNINPNILDIAGGVLANQLDQQTTVINGDVVTTSNGSATGNLLRQNAAQAVLGARGGFLGLGIPLGGGGILGALINAVRADTESNVLSTPSLTVNDGLEGSILFGQEIPVSTGEALSNNFDNAFRTIQRQNVGIELIVTPQVNAGDEVRLDLKQEVSSIAGPVSDNFNELIINKREIKTTLTVGNGEIAVLGGLLDDNERRTIEKIPFLGDIPIIGELFKSRGRTRVKTNLLVFIRPTILRSRADQAKIAAQRYGYLRAQQLLRRPDEEPSLDQLVRDYLNTVPPGGPYLYQQGDQLYGAAGPLPPPPVGTVVVPVEVPASTAPGSELPAVETYTAEPGQ, encoded by the coding sequence TTGCTACGCAAGTTTTCCCTGATTGCCGCCGCGTTCATGATGGTGGTCGCCGAGCCGGTCTCCGCGCAATATGTCATGAACGTGCGCGATGCCGATATCCGCGCCTTCGTGCAGGAGGCTGCGCGGGTGACGGGGCGCACCTTCATCGTCGACAGCAAGGTTCAGGGCACCGTCTCGGTCGTGACCGAGCGGCCTTTGAGCCGTTCCGAATATTTCGAAATCTTCCTCTCCACACTGCGCGCCAACGGGTTGGTCGCGGTGCCGACCAGCGGCGGTGCTTATCGCATCCAGCAGTCCGAAGGGGCGGCGACGCAGCCGAGCCGCGTCGGCAGCCGCGCGCGTTCGGCCAGCGAGTTCGTGACCGAGGTCTTCCGCCTGCGCTCAATCGATGCGGCGCAGGCCGTCGAGACGCTCCGGCCGCTGGTCAGCCGGGAAGGATCGATCACCGCCAATCGCAGTGCCAACAGCCTGATCGTCGCTGACTATGCCGATAATGTCCGGCGCATGCGCGAACTGATCGGCCGGATCGACCGGGACAATAGCGCCACGCGCGTCGTCAACCTGCAGAACGCGGACGCCAATGAAATTGCCCAGTCCCTGCAGGCGCTCGCCACGCAGGGCGTATCGGGCGAGGGCGCGGTAGCGCCGGTTTCGGTGGTGCCCTTCCCCACCAGCAATTCGATCGCTCTGCGCGGTGACCCCACCGCGGTCGCCGAGTTCGTGCGGATCGCGCGGGATCTGGACCAGCGTTCGCGCAGCAACAGCGAGGTGAAGATCTATCGGCTCGATTATGCCGATGCCGAGACGCTTCTGCCGGTGCTGCAACAGCTCGTCGGGCAGCAGCAGAGCGCAACGGTAACCGCGCCCAGCGCGGATATCCCGGCCTTGGCCCGCAACGTCACCGAAGGATCTCCCACCGCCTCTTCCGGCCGCGCAGCAGCGGTCAGCACGGTCACGACCAGCAGCGGCGCATCCGGCAATGGCGTCGCCGGGCGGCGCCCGGCGATCGTCACCCGTTACGAGGGCACCAACGCCATCATCGTCGCCGCCGATCCCGATACGCAGCGCACGCTCGGCGAGGTGATCCGCCAGCTCGACGTTCGGCAGGACCAGATTCAGGTCGAAGCGATCATTGTGGAAATCTCGGATTCGCTGGCGAAGGAACTGGGCGTCCAGTTCCTCTTCGGCGACAATAATGTAGGCTATGGCGTCACCAATTTCTCGAACATCAATCCCAACATCCTGGATATCGCGGGCGGCGTGCTGGCCAACCAGCTCGATCAGCAGACGACGGTCATCAACGGTGATGTCGTCACCACCAGCAACGGCAGCGCCACCGGCAATCTGCTGCGTCAGAATGCCGCGCAGGCGGTGCTGGGCGCACGCGGCGGCTTCCTCGGCCTCGGCATTCCGCTCGGCGGCGGGGGCATTCTCGGCGCGCTGATCAACGCGGTGCGCGCGGACACCGAGTCCAACGTGCTCTCAACCCCCTCCCTTACCGTCAACGACGGCTTGGAAGGCTCCATCCTGTTCGGTCAGGAGATTCCGGTTTCCACCGGCGAAGCGCTCTCCAACAATTTCGACAACGCCTTCCGCACCATCCAGCGCCAGAATGTCGGCATCGAGCTGATCGTGACGCCGCAGGTGAATGCGGGCGACGAGGTGCGGCTCGATCTGAAGCAGGAGGTCAGCTCGATCGCCGGGCCGGTGTCCGACAATTTCAACGAACTCATCATCAACAAGCGTGAGATCAAGACGACGCTGACCGTCGGCAATGGCGAGATTGCCGTGCTGGGCGGCCTGCTCGATGACAATGAACGCCGCACGATCGAGAAGATTCCCTTCCTCGGCGACATTCCCATCATCGGGGAACTGTTCAAATCGCGCGGGCGCACGCGGGTGAAGACGAATCTCCTCGTGTTCATCCGCCCGACCATTCTGCGCAGCCGCGCGGATCAGGCGAAGATCGCCGCACAGCGTTACGGCTATCTGCGTGCACAGCAGCTTTTGCGCCGCCCGGACGAGGAGCCTTCACTCGATCAGCTGGTCCGCGACTATCTGAATACGGTGCCGCCCGGCGGGCCCTATCTCTATCAGCAGGGCGATCAGCTTTACGGGGCAGCCGGTCCGCTGCCGCCCCCGCCTGTGGGCACAGTGGTGGTTCCGGTCGAGGTACCGGCATCGACCGCGCCGGGCAGCGAACTGCCTGCGGTCGAAACCTATACCGCGGAGCCGGGGCAGTGA
- the gspE gene encoding type II secretion system ATPase GspE: MPLTDNAGETASRAPLLDIPYGFAREHGVVLLKQEDKRLSVALREGADPMILLEVRRHLAMPFDVDFVNQQTFDKHLSDHYAMDGSAAEMAGSLDIGSDGIGDLPTADDLLDSADDAPAIRLINGIIAEAARQGVSDIHIEPYETGLVVRMRIDGMLQEKLRMPPHVAPVVVSRIKVMARLDIAERRIPQDGRIGLTLGGKLLDVRVSTLPSRAGERVVLRILDKDNAGIDLDLLGMSENAEEILREALAEPNGIILVTGPTGSGKTTTLYASLKQLNDGSRNILTVEDPVEYAVDGVGQTQVNPKVGMSFAAGLRAILRQDPDVVMIGEIRDRETADIAVQASLTGHLVLSTVHTNDAIGAITRMRDMKVEPFLLASTLRAVLAQRLVRRLCPECRKPVEASGSVASLLGFDSGTIVYEPVGCPSCNNTGFAGRIGVFEAVRVDETIRRLINDNGDEAIIARHAFLKQPNLSSAARKLVASGQTTPEEAIRISRREDVDA; the protein is encoded by the coding sequence ATGCCGCTGACAGACAATGCGGGCGAGACCGCGTCGCGCGCGCCGCTGCTCGACATTCCCTATGGGTTTGCGCGTGAGCATGGCGTGGTGCTGCTGAAGCAGGAGGACAAACGCCTTTCCGTCGCGCTGCGCGAGGGTGCCGATCCGATGATTCTCCTCGAGGTGCGCCGACATCTCGCCATGCCGTTCGACGTCGATTTCGTGAACCAGCAGACCTTCGACAAACATCTGAGCGACCATTACGCGATGGATGGCAGCGCTGCCGAAATGGCGGGATCGCTCGATATCGGTTCGGACGGGATCGGCGATCTGCCCACCGCCGACGATCTGCTGGATAGCGCGGACGATGCCCCCGCGATCCGCCTCATCAACGGCATCATTGCCGAGGCTGCGCGCCAAGGCGTGTCGGACATCCATATCGAGCCCTATGAGACCGGCCTTGTCGTTCGCATGCGGATCGACGGCATGTTGCAGGAGAAGCTGCGCATGCCGCCGCACGTCGCGCCCGTGGTGGTCAGCCGCATCAAGGTGATGGCGCGGCTCGATATTGCCGAGCGGCGCATCCCGCAGGACGGCCGCATCGGCCTGACGCTAGGCGGCAAGCTGCTCGATGTGCGTGTCTCCACACTGCCCAGCCGCGCGGGCGAGCGGGTGGTGCTGCGTATTCTCGATAAGGACAATGCCGGGATCGATCTCGATCTGCTGGGCATGTCCGAAAATGCCGAGGAAATCTTGCGTGAGGCGCTCGCCGAGCCCAATGGCATCATCCTCGTCACCGGCCCCACCGGTTCGGGCAAGACGACCACGCTCTACGCCAGCCTGAAGCAGCTGAACGACGGCAGCCGCAATATCCTTACCGTGGAGGATCCGGTGGAATATGCGGTCGATGGTGTCGGTCAGACGCAGGTCAACCCGAAGGTCGGCATGAGCTTTGCCGCGGGGCTGCGCGCCATCCTGCGGCAGGACCCGGACGTCGTGATGATCGGCGAAATTCGCGACCGCGAGACGGCGGACATCGCGGTGCAAGCCTCGCTCACCGGCCATCTCGTGCTTTCCACCGTTCACACCAATGACGCGATCGGCGCGATCACGCGTATGCGCGACATGAAGGTGGAGCCTTTCCTCCTTGCCTCCACCCTGCGCGCCGTCCTGGCACAGCGGCTGGTGCGGCGGCTCTGCCCGGAATGCCGCAAGCCTGTGGAGGCGAGCGGCAGTGTGGCCTCACTGCTCGGCTTCGACAGCGGCACGATTGTTTATGAGCCTGTCGGCTGCCCATCGTGCAACAATACGGGCTTTGCCGGACGTATCGGTGTGTTCGAGGCGGTGCGTGTCGATGAGACGATCCGCCGCCTGATCAACGATAATGGGGACGAGGCAATCATCGCGCGGCATGCCTTTCTGAAACAGCCGAATCTGTCGAGCGCCGCGCGCAAGCTCGTCGCCAGCGGCCAGACCACGCCCGAAGAAGCGATCCGCATTTCGCGGCGCGAGGATGTGGATGCCTGA
- the gspF gene encoding type II secretion system inner membrane protein GspF has translation MPDFAYVALDPAGKERRGRISAANDDAARERLTGRSFYVVSCEPAQAKTAGQSLNLNFGGRKLGTKQLTLFTRQLSSLIQVSPLEEALRTISRQNEKEQVRDILGNVHSGVLEGQRLSEAMKHEPKSFPPLYRAMVSAGETSGSLPQIAERLANLLERQAEMRGKLIGALAYPIVLAIVAMLVVVGLMVSVVPRVVEQFDNVDQQLPLITRIVIGISAFLAAYWWVIALLMVALGVLLWRMLKEPKFRYGFDAMLLRLPLLGRLLRDLHAARMARTMSTMVASRLPVLEGLRLTSQTVRNSVLKEATEGIVEAIRGGGSLSGAMRSAGVFPPLLVYLAASGESSGQLDTMLERAADYLEREFDNFTSTALSLLEPLIIVVMGGMVAVIILSILLPILQLQNFTGA, from the coding sequence ATGCCTGATTTCGCTTATGTCGCGCTCGATCCGGCAGGCAAGGAACGCCGCGGACGGATCAGCGCGGCAAACGACGATGCCGCGCGTGAGCGCCTGACCGGCCGCAGCTTCTACGTCGTCAGCTGTGAGCCGGCGCAGGCCAAGACCGCGGGACAATCGCTCAATCTCAATTTCGGCGGCCGCAAGCTCGGCACCAAACAACTCACGCTGTTCACCCGCCAGCTCAGCTCGCTGATCCAGGTCAGCCCGCTCGAAGAGGCGCTGCGCACAATCAGCCGCCAGAACGAGAAGGAACAGGTCCGCGATATTCTCGGTAACGTCCATTCCGGCGTACTCGAAGGCCAGCGACTGTCCGAAGCCATGAAGCACGAGCCCAAGAGCTTTCCGCCGCTTTACCGTGCCATGGTGTCCGCCGGCGAAACGTCCGGATCGCTGCCGCAGATTGCGGAGCGCCTGGCCAATCTGCTCGAACGGCAGGCGGAGATGCGCGGCAAGTTGATCGGCGCGCTTGCTTACCCCATCGTACTCGCGATCGTCGCCATGCTGGTGGTGGTCGGGCTGATGGTCTCTGTCGTGCCGCGCGTGGTCGAGCAGTTCGATAATGTCGATCAGCAATTGCCGCTGATCACCCGCATCGTGATCGGTATATCCGCATTTCTCGCCGCCTATTGGTGGGTGATTGCGCTCCTCATGGTGGCGCTTGGCGTGCTCCTCTGGCGCATGCTGAAAGAGCCGAAATTCCGCTACGGTTTCGATGCGATGCTGCTGCGCCTTCCGCTACTCGGGCGTCTGCTGCGCGATCTTCACGCCGCCCGGATGGCGCGCACCATGAGTACGATGGTCGCCTCCCGCCTCCCCGTGCTCGAAGGCCTGCGTCTGACATCGCAAACCGTGCGCAACAGTGTCCTTAAGGAAGCGACCGAGGGTATTGTCGAGGCGATCCGCGGCGGCGGCAGTTTGTCGGGCGCCATGCGCAGTGCGGGCGTATTTCCGCCGCTGCTCGTGTACCTCGCGGCGAGCGGCGAAAGCAGTGGCCAGCTCGATACGATGCTGGAGCGTGCCGCCGACTATCTGGAGCGGGAATTCGACAACTTCACCTCTACCGCGCTATCGCTACTCGAGCCGCTGATCATCGTGGTGATGGGCGGCATGGTCGCCGTCATCATCCTGTCCATCCTGCTGCCTATCCTGCAGCTTCAGAATTTTACCGGAGCCTAG
- the gspG gene encoding type II secretion system major pseudopilin GspG — protein MFKSFLKRALAARRRKLLGPEANGFTLVELMVVIFIIGLLATVVIINVLPSQDRAMVTKAQADIAILGQALEQYRLDNLTYPSAGDGLQALVSAPAGLAQPARYRRGGYIQRLPEDPWGRPYQYQNPGPDGGPAVFSFGADGAPGGSDLDADIYQK, from the coding sequence ATGTTCAAGTCCTTCCTCAAGCGCGCCCTCGCCGCCCGCCGCCGCAAGCTGCTGGGCCCAGAAGCGAACGGCTTCACCCTGGTGGAGCTGATGGTGGTGATATTCATCATCGGCCTGCTCGCCACCGTGGTCATCATCAACGTGCTGCCCAGCCAGGACCGCGCCATGGTAACGAAAGCGCAGGCGGACATCGCGATCCTAGGTCAGGCGCTTGAACAATATCGGCTCGACAATCTGACTTATCCGTCCGCCGGTGACGGCCTCCAAGCGCTGGTTTCCGCCCCCGCCGGCCTCGCCCAGCCCGCGCGCTACCGCCGCGGCGGCTATATTCAGCGTCTGCCGGAAGATCCCTGGGGCCGCCCCTATCAGTATCAGAACCCCGGACCGGACGGCGGCCCGGCAGTGTTCTCCTTCGGCGCAGACGGCGCGCCGGGCGGCAGCGATCTGGACGCTGACATTTATCAGAAGTGA
- a CDS encoding GspH/FimT family pseudopilin, producing the protein MTNTAPSAVPGSGSERGFTLVELMVVIFIIGLGAAAVVLNLPGDERAISDDSSRFAARVAAIRDEAILQSRGMAVWVAPSGYGFEQRVNGAWEPVNDHAMRSTNWSSGTQAVTGESDGQARISFDSTGLPSGPLDVKLVRGDRETLVRIDGAGEVSVGG; encoded by the coding sequence ATGACAAACACCGCTCCGTCTGCAGTGCCCGGTAGCGGCAGCGAACGCGGCTTCACGCTGGTGGAGCTGATGGTGGTGATCTTCATCATCGGTCTCGGCGCCGCCGCGGTGGTGCTGAACCTGCCGGGCGACGAACGTGCCATCAGCGATGATTCCAGCCGGTTCGCTGCGCGCGTCGCCGCCATTCGCGATGAGGCGATCCTGCAATCGCGCGGCATGGCCGTGTGGGTTGCGCCATCGGGCTACGGCTTCGAACAGCGCGTGAACGGGGCGTGGGAGCCGGTGAACGATCACGCGATGCGCAGCACGAATTGGAGCTCGGGCACGCAGGCGGTTACTGGCGAGAGCGACGGTCAAGCGCGCATCAGCTTCGACAGCACTGGCCTTCCCAGCGGCCCACTCGACGTCAAACTGGTGCGCGGAGACCGCGAGACGTTGGTGCGTATCGATGGCGCCGGAGAGGTAAGCGTCGGTGGGTAA
- the gspI gene encoding type II secretion system minor pseudopilin GspI — translation MGKRRPLEAEVSAKPSHRNSEQGFTLLEMMVALAVFSLAALALIRLQAYTIRTASDVERVTMERIVAQNIATDLLTDPSPPSLGTEQGVQTNGGVPWAWQTETSMTADARIMRIDIGVASPDGGSPYILTVVRPLQL, via the coding sequence GTGGGTAAGCGCCGCCCCTTAGAAGCCGAAGTGTCTGCGAAGCCATCTCATCGGAACTCCGAACAAGGCTTCACGCTGCTCGAGATGATGGTCGCGCTCGCTGTCTTCTCTCTGGCAGCGCTCGCGCTCATCCGTCTGCAGGCCTACACGATCCGTACGGCAAGCGATGTCGAGCGCGTGACCATGGAGCGGATCGTCGCGCAGAACATCGCCACCGATCTGCTCACCGATCCGTCGCCACCATCGCTCGGCACCGAACAGGGCGTGCAAACCAATGGTGGCGTTCCCTGGGCTTGGCAGACCGAGACCAGCATGACCGCCGATGCGCGCATCATGCGGATCGATATCGGCGTGGCCAGTCCGGACGGCGGATCGCCCTATATCCTTACGGTCGTGCGACCGCTCCAGCTGTGA
- the gspJ gene encoding type II secretion system minor pseudopilin GspJ: MTARPARPNGFTLIELLVALFIFALLSAAGLTLLRTSTTGQEVLQNRLEQLSIVNRTVGALSADLLQAVPRMARNDLGDPLPAFTAGGGAVPGELFAFTRAGWSNYDQSPRSSLQRVAYSLQDGALRRTGWPMLDGAAPGPPATLMNGVETATLRYRGYDGSWRTDWTPADPAEMPRAVELIVKPTGMAEIRLSLMVGPQGRPDPNQQGVDFTPESPADFFR, from the coding sequence GTGACAGCGCGCCCGGCCCGCCCCAATGGCTTCACGCTGATCGAGCTTCTTGTCGCGCTGTTCATCTTCGCGCTGCTGTCGGCCGCCGGGCTAACGCTACTGCGTACCAGCACCACCGGACAGGAAGTGCTGCAGAACCGTCTGGAGCAATTGTCGATCGTGAACCGCACTGTCGGCGCCTTGTCGGCAGATCTTTTGCAGGCGGTGCCGCGCATGGCGCGCAACGATCTGGGCGATCCCCTGCCCGCCTTCACCGCGGGCGGCGGCGCGGTGCCGGGTGAGCTGTTTGCCTTTACGCGCGCAGGGTGGAGCAATTACGATCAGAGCCCGCGCTCCTCATTACAACGCGTCGCCTACAGCCTGCAGGACGGCGCGCTCCGTCGCACGGGCTGGCCGATGCTCGATGGCGCCGCGCCGGGCCCGCCCGCGACGCTGATGAATGGCGTCGAGACGGCGACGCTGCGCTATCGCGGCTATGACGGCAGCTGGCGGACCGACTGGACGCCCGCCGACCCTGCCGAGATGCCGCGCGCGGTGGAGTTGATCGTCAAGCCCACCGGCATGGCCGAAATCCGCCTCAGCCTGATGGTCGGTCCGCAGGGGCGCCCCGACCCGAACCAGCAGGGGGTTGATTTCACACCCGAAAGCCCGGCGGATTTCTTCCGATGA